ATTAAGTTTGAAGTGGTAAACGGTAATGAATTTAAATTCAAAAAATTATTAGAAGGATCTAAGGCAAAGGCGGTAATCGAAGGATATTCTTTAAACCTTATCAGCCAGACTCCGGATGCATTCACATTAGAACAAAATGTTCCTTCGGGAGGCGAGAATGTAAGAATTGTTTACAACTTCGCAAGAACAGGAATGAAATAACAATATAAATTACTATTATGAAAATTTTTAATAAGACAAATATAGCAGCGCTTTTCGTATCGACATCACTTTTAATGACAAGTTGCGAGGCTGTAAAAAATGCCAATAATCAACAGAAAGGTACTGTAATTGGTACGGCAGCAGGTGCTGTTATAGGTGGTGTATTGGGTAATAATTTAGGTAAAGGTAAAAATGCACCAGCCGGCGCTGTACTTGGCGGTATTGTTGGTGGAGTTGCAGGTAATGTTATCGGTAGAAATATGGATAAGCAGGCTAAAGAGATCAAGGAAACCTTACCGGGAGCAGAAGTTGAAAGAGTAGGTGAGGGAATTAAAGTAACCATGAAAGAAAATATGGTGAACTTTGGATTTGATTCATCTGATCTTACCTCTGCCGCAAAAGCTAATCTTGATAAATTAGCACAGGTATTGAAAAATAACTTAGATACCAACATCAATATTTACGGTCATACTGACAGTAAAGGAACCGATGCCTATAACCTTTCTTTATCCGAGAGAAGAGCCGCAGCAGTAAAATCATATCTGATTTCACAAGGCGTTTCTTCAAGCAGAATGTTAACGATGGGAGTAGGAGAAAAAGAGCCGGTAGCATCTAACGATACCGACGCCGGAAGAGCAGAAAACAGGAGAGTTGAATTTGCAATTACTGCAAATGAAGACATGATCAATGATGCTAAAACAAGTCAGCAGTAGACCAAATCAAAATCATTATATTTTAGATCCGCTTCGGCGGATTTTTTTATTTTAAAATCACTAATTTTGTCTTATTCTTTAAGTACGAATGACGAAATATTTAAAACTGCTTCGCGTAGAGCAATGGGTAAAAAACCTTTTCGTTTTTGCGCCCCTTTTCTTTTCCGGAAATATTACCAACTTCGATTTGCTGATCAAAAGTCTCTTCGCATTTGTAGTCTTTTCCTTTGCCGCGAGTACTGTTTATATTCTCAACGATTATTCTGATATTGAATCCGACAAAAAGCATCCCGAAAAAAGTAAGAGACCTTTAGCAAGCGGCGTTATTTCCAAATCCACAGCCGTGGTATTTTTTATTGGTTTAATCGCAATGATTTCGGTATTGATTTTCTTCGGAGCACAGTATTTTCATCATAATTTCTGGAAGTTTGCCGCGATCATTATATTTTATTTTCTGATGAATGTTGCGTACACTTTCAAACTGAAGCATGTCGCAATTATCGATGTTACCATTATTGCGATCGGTTTTGTTCTGAGGGTTCTTGCCGGAGGTTACGCCACCGGAATTTATATTTCCCAGTGGGCTATTTTACTGACATTTGTGCTGGCTTTGGTACTTGCAATCGGTAAGAGAAGAGGAGAGCTGATCAATGCCCAGATCTCCGGTAAAACACGACGAGCGCTGGATGGTTACAATGTTCAGTTTGCCGACATTGCGCTTTCAATAAGCTGTACCCTGGCAATTGTTTGTTATCTCATGTTTACACTTTCCCCGGAAGTACAGCAGAAGTTTCATTCGCGTGTTTTTTATACCGTAATTTTTGTGGTTTTTGCTTTTTTACGATATCTACAGCAAACCCTGGTCTATAATAAAACCGAATCTCCAACCAAAATTATTTATAAGGACCGGTATATACAGATTACTCTAGTGCTTTGGCTGGCAGCGTTTTTACTCCAAATTTATTTCAAATAATGAAACCGAATTTTATACAGAAAGTAACAAATTGGGGGAATTTTCCCGTGGTGGAAAAGGAAATAAAATCAGAAGATTCTATTGAAAGAATTAAGGATTTCGTTAGGAACAATAATGAAGTAATCGCGAGGGGAAACGGAAGATGTTATGGTGATGCTTCACTATCCGAGCATATATTTTCGACCAGAAGACTCAATAAATTCATAAGTTTCGACCGGTTAAACGGAGTTATCGAATGCGAATCCGGAGTTTTGCTTTCACACGTTTTAGAAGTGATTGTGCCGCAGGGTTACTTTCTTTATGTGACGCCGGGAACGAAGTTTATCACAGTTGGTGGCGCCATAGCGTCGGATGTTCACGGGAAAAATCATCATGCAGAAGGTTGTTTTTCTGAGTATGTAGAGGAGTTTTCTCTGCTGAACGAAAATTCTGAAGTAATCACTTGCTCCAGAACAGAGAACGAAGATAAATTTTGGGCAACGATTGGCGGAATGGGTCTTACAGGAATTATTTTGTCTGCTAAGTTCAAACTAAAAAATATAGAAACCGCATATATCCGGCAGGAATCCGTTAAAGCACAAAATCTGGATGAGATTTTTAAACTTTTTGACGAAAGTGAGTCTTGGACCTATAATGTTGCCTGGATTGATTGCCTCCAAAGGGGAAAAAACATTGGCAGAAGCATTATGATGCGGGGTGAACATGCGTTTAAACATGAACTTCCGAAAAAAATGCAGGAGAATCCGCTGAGATTGAAGAAAAAAATGATCCCAAAAATACCGTTTTACTTCCCTGATTTTTTACTGAATAAATTTACCGTTAAGCTGTTCAATTTCCTTTATTTCAACAAACAGCAGCAGAAGATGGTGAAAAATTATGTAGATTACGAAACATTTTTTTATCCTTTGGATGTGGTAAATGACTGGAATAAAATCTATGGGAAAAGCGGATTTATCCAGTACCAAATGGTGATTCCCAAGGAGAAAGGTAAAGAAGGGATGGAAAAAATATTGCAAACCATTGCAAAAAGTGGCAACGGATCTTTTCTGGCAGTACTGAAGCTTTTCGGGAAAAATAATCCGCATGCCTATAACTCTTTCCCAACCGAAGGATACACACTTGCTCTGGACTTTAAAGTAAATTCCAGACTTAAAAAACTTGTGACTGATTTGGATGAAATCGTTGAAGAATATGGTGGAAGAATTTATCTTACAAAAGACAGCATGAGCAAATCCACGCTGACCAATTATCTCCAGAACGTGCAGAATCCAAAATTTGTGTCCATGCAGCACAAAAGAATCATGAACAGCAATAATTAAATCTACAAGATGATCGTTCTCGGAAGCAATTCAGAAATAGCGCAGGCCTTTGTAGAGAAGGTTTTAGAGGCAGGGGAAAAATACCAGACTGTTTTTCTTTTCACTTCGAACAGAGAAACGACACAGAAATTTGCCCAACATATTGATGTAAAGTTCTTTCAGCAAACTGAAATCATTGAGCTAGATTTGATGAAAGAAATCGATTACAATAAGTTTGATGACATCACTTCGGATCTGTTGTTTTGTGCCACAGGATATCTGGGTGAGGGAACTGATGAAGCCCTCTATAACAATAAGAATACAGAAAAGGTTATCGATATCAATTTCGCAAAACTCGTTCCCGTTCTCAATTTTTTCGCCGCTAAAATGGAGCGCCAGAGATCCGGCACAATGATCGTTCTGTCTTCAGTTGCAGGCGACCGCGGCAGGCAGAGTAATTTTATTTACGGAAGCGCTAAAGCGGGACTAACAGCCTATTTGAGCGGTTTGAGAAATTATATGTTCAGCCGGAAAGTTCATGTACTTACCGTAAAACCAGGTTTTATGGATACCAAAATGACAGAAGGCTTACCTTTGAATCCGGCACTTACGGCAACCCCAAGACAGGCTGCCGAAGAAATTTATACTGCCTACAAAAGGAAAAAAAATACGGCATATGTTTTACCGCTTTGGAGTATTATTATGCTAATCATTAAAAATATTCCTGAGTTTATTTTCAAAAAATTAAAGCTGTAGCAAAGTTGGAATGAAAAAACTGTATCTCTTCGATTTCGACGGAACTCTCACTTACAAAGACACCATGTTTCTGTACCTTAAGTTCTATAATTCTACTAAATTTTATGTGCAGTTCGTTAAACATATTCCGCTCTTTATCCTCTTAAAATTAAATCTTGCAGACGCTGAAAAAGTGAAGAAAAGTTTTATTTCTTCCATTCTAAAAGGTGAAAGCCTCGCTAAAATTGATAAAAAAGCACAGTCCTTTTTTGAAAAATTTGAACGTGATATTTTTCGGAAAAACGCTCTTGAATTTATTCAGAATATCGACAGAACTCAGACAGAATGCTATATCGTTTCCGCTTCGCTTGATATATGGGTTAAACCTTTTGCAGAGAAACTCAACATCAAACTTTTAGCCACACAGACAGAATTCGCGGATGATATTTTTACCGGAAATTTTATTGGTAAAAACTGCAACGGTCCGGAAAAAGTCAAACGCATTATTGAAGCCGTGAAAGGCAGAAAATTCGACAAAATAATCGCGTTTGGGGATACATCGGGCGACCGTGAAATGTTGGCATGGGCAGACGAAAGCCAGTTTGAATTTTTTCACTAATTTTATACCCGAAATATCTTAAAAAGAAAGTACAGAAAATGAATAAAATATATTTGGATAACGCGGCTACCACGCCACTTGCCGAAGAAGTAATCGATGCGATGGTTCAGGTAATGAAGGTGAATTATGGCAACCCGTCATCCACGCACAGCCTCGGACAGGAAGCTAAAATTCTTATCGAAAATGTACGGCGCGAGGTGGCTGATTATCTTCACGCATCGCCTTCCGAAATTATTTTCACCTCTTGCGGAACCGAATCCAATAACATGATTATTAAATCATGCATTAATCATTTGGGTGTAGAGCGTATTATTACGTCTCCAATGGAGCACAAATGTGTTGCTGAAACGGTTTTGGACATGAAGAAAAGAAAAGGGGTAGAAGTGGTATATATGCGCCCTGATCAGAAAGGGGATTTTGATCTTATTAAATTGGAAGAAGTGCTTAAAGCATCAGAGAAGAAAACTCTTGTAAGTCTCATGCATGCAAATAACGAGATAGGAAATTTGTTAGATATTAAGAAAGTAGCACAACTTTGCAAAGAAAATAACGCCCTTTTCCATTCAGATACAGTGCAGTCTATGGCGCATATGGAGCTCGATTTTTCTGACATCCCTGTAGACTTTGCTTCATGCAGTGCTCATAAATTTCACGGACCTAAAGGTAGCGGATTTGCTTTCGTAAGGAAATCTTCCGGATTAAAAGGAATTATTACCGGTGGCCCACAGGAAAGGACTTTAAGAGCGGGAACTGAAAATGTTTGCGGAATTGTAGGCTTAGGTAAAGCTTTGGAACTTTCTTTGAAAAATATGAATGAGTATGCTTCTCATATCAAGGAAATTAAAAAATATACAATAGACAGACTGTCGGCTGAAATAGAGGGTATTAAGTTTAACGGAAGAAGTGCCGAAGACGAAAAAAGCCTGTACACAGTTTTAAGCGTGCTTTTGCCTTTTAAAGATCCAATGATCGGGCTTAAACTGGATATGAAGGGCATCGCGATATCTCAGGGCAGCGCATGTTCATCGGGTGCAGCAAAGCCTTCGATGGTGATGATGATGATTCTTGATGAAGAAGAAATGCAGCATGCAACTCCGCTGAGAGTTTCCTTCAGTCATCTTACAAACAAAGCCGAAATTGATGCATTGGTAGATGCGTTAAAGGAGATTGCGGAGCGTCTTAAGATAGAAAATACAAATATTGCACATAGATAGACGATTCGCTGAAGTCGCTAAAAATTTGTAATTTTGTACCGAAAAAAGTAATATAATTATAAAAAATATAAAAAATGGCATTAGAAATAACAGATCAGTCATTTCAGGAAATGGTACTGAATTCAGACAAACCGGTATTAGTTGATTTTTGGGCAGTTTGGTGTGGACCATGTAGAATGTTGGGCCCAATTGTAGAAGAAATTGCAGAAGATTTTGAAGGTAAAGCAGTAGTAGGAAAAGTAGATGTGGATAACAACCAACAGGTTTCTGTTGATTACGGCATCAGAAATATCCCTACAGTTTTAATCTTTAAAAACGGTCAGGTAGTTGATAAAATCGTTGGTGTAGCATCTAAAGAGGTTATCGCAGAAAAATTATCTGCACATTTATAAAAAATAATCCCGTGAGAATGAATGCTTTCTATAAAAGGAAGCATTTTTTTTGCAAAAAAGTTTTGTAGATAGCTTAAAAAACGTACTTTTGCACTCACCAAAAAGAAAGAAGCTCTTTTAGAATTAATGATCCGGTAGTTCAGCTGGTTAGAATGCCGCCCTGTCACGGCGGAGGTCGCGGGTTCGAGTCCCGTCCGGATCGCATAAAGTTTATCAATTACTTTTCAAAAAATTGATCCGGTAGTTCAGCTGGTTAGAATGCCGCCCTGTCACGGCGGAGGTCGCGGGTTCGAGTCCCGTCCGGATCGCAGCAAGTCTCTCAATTTATTGAGAGACTTTTTTTGCGTATAATTTGATTCCTGGGTCGGCCTTTTCCTATAACTTTTCATACTTTAAATTTTGTTTAACTGCGGGGATTTTACTGCTTTATATTTTGATTAATGCTCAAAAATCACTAATATTGTTAGGCATCAATCTTGCTCGTAAACACAAAATTTTAATTCTATGAAACCAAGTGTAATCTCAATAGTGCTCGGCGGTGGACGCGGAACACGGTTGTTCCCTTTAACTTACTCGCGATCCAAACCCGCGGTGCCCATTGCCGGTAAATACAGATTGGTCGACATTCCTATCTCCAACTGTCTCAACTCGGGATTCAACAGGATTTTAGTTTTAACGCAGTTTAACTCTGCTTCTCTGAATTCTCACATCAAGAATTCTTACCATTTTGATATTTTCAGCAAAGGATTCGTAGATATTCTGGCTGCAGAGCAGAATGTAGAAAATGACCAGTGGTATCAGGGTACTGCCGATGCCGTGCGACAGTCCATGAAGCATCTCGCGAAATATCAGTACGATTACATACTGATCCTTTCCGGTGACCAGCTTTATCAGATGGATTTCCGCGAGATGATTGATTTTCACTGTAAAAATGAAGCCGACATCACCATCGCTACAATTCCGGTAAACTGTAATGATGCACCAGGATTTGGGATACTGAAAGCCGATGACGACGGCAATATAACTTCTTTTACTGAAAAACCTTCCCGTGATATTTTAAATGAATGGAAATCTGAAGTTTCAGATAAAAGTAAATCTGAAGGCAAAGAGTATCTTGCTTCAATGGGGATTTATGTGTTCACAAAGAATTTTCTGAAAAAAATGTTCGATGAAGACCCGGGTGACGATTTCGGTGGCGAACTGATTCCGAATGCCATTGGTAAGTATAAAATGATGAGTTACCAATATGACGGATACTGGACTGATATCGGAACAATACAGTCTTTCTTTGATGCAAATCTGGAGCTGACGCAGGACTTCCCTAAATTCAATCTCTTCAGTCATTCACCTATTTACACCAGAGCCAGAATGCTTCCACCGTCTAAAATATTAGGATCCTATGTGAGCAAGGCGATTTTCGGTGATGGTTGTGTGGTGATGGCAGATAAAATTGAAAATTCTATCGTAGGAAACAGGAGCCGGATTGATAAAGGAAGTACGCTGATCAATACTTATTTGATGGGCGCCGACTATTATCAGGAGACTAAAGAAATTGTAGCGAACGATGAACGGAATATTCCTAACCTTGGCGTGGGAAAATATTGCTATATCGAACGGGCAATTTTAGATAAAAACTGCAGCATTGGCGATAATGTTAGAATCATCGGCGGCAAACATCTGCAGGATGGCGATTACGATACCCATTCGATAAAAGATGGAATTGTGGTCGTAAAGAAAAATGCGGTGATTAAACCCGGGACTATTATTCCTTAAGACAGAATTAGACAAATCATGCACGGCAATATTTCTATTGCCGTGTTTTTTGTGAATGAGTTTTTTGTATTTTTGCCCATGCGTTGGTTCAAATTAGGAAGTGTAATTATCATCTTTTTGCTGTCAGTTTATGCTGTGTCTATGATTTTTGTGGCGGAAAGCAAAAGTTTCACCATCGAGAAAGAAATCAATTATCCCATAGACAAAGTTTTCCCGCAGTTCAATAATCTCCAGAATTTCAGCCGCTGGAGCGGATTTTTCTCCGACAACAAAAACCTTACTTTTGATTTTTTCACTCCTTACGAAGGTCAGGGAAGCTCCATGAGTTATCGCGATACAAAAGATCAAGAGGTTTTCGGTGATCTTTTTATCCGCTACGAAAATCCCAACAGGACATTAAGGTATCAGTTGTTTGAAGGTAGGCGAAGCAATCCCTATTTGATCGACTTAAAATTTGTCGCTCAAAACGGAAAAACTAAAATAACATGGTATATTCAGACTCCAAAACAGCCTTTTCTGAAGCGTTCGCTTAATTTAATTACCGAAGAAGATATTACTGCTGATATTGAAACCGGGATGAAAACGCTTTTCACCATCTTGGGAAATAAGGTAAATAAAGAGCAGCAGAGAGAAAGTATTAAGTTCGATACCTTGATGGTGGAGGAAAAAGAAGGTCAGCTTCTGTTAGGCGTAAATGTAAATTCAAAGAATACAAAAGATGCCCTATTCAAAAATATCGTGATGAACCACAATAAAACCATTAACTTCATCAAAATGGATTTAGGCAAAAGAGAAGATGAATATGGTGAACCTGTGCTGATCACGAACGCCGGTAATTTTAAAGATAAAGAAGTTTCATATTATTACGGGATTCCTCTTTCCAAAAGAATCGGCGTATCAGACAATAATTTTATTTTCAGGACAGTTAATGCGTCGCGAAACTACGTGATTTATTACCAGGGCAGCTATGCAGGCCGCATAAGCGCGATTCAGGAACTTCTTTTAAAAGCAAAACGCGACACCATGAGAACAGGAGATTTACAGCAGACTTTTCTTGAGGAACCAGCCGTGGAAAGTAATACGGTAATGAAATTGTCTTTGCCCGTTTTTAGGTAAATTATTTTATGTTTTTTAAGGTTTTTCGGCTTTATTACTTCACTTATTTTGCGTAAATTTGGCTTTTAAATAAAAAACAACAGTTAATCTGTACATAATGGACAAATTTTCATTCCTAAACGCTGCACATTCGCAGTTAATCGAAGACTTATACCAACAATATTTAAAATATCCCGATAGTTTAGAGCCTTCCTGGAAAGCATTTTTCCAGGGATTTGATTTTGCGCTCGAGAATTATGGGGACGAACTGCAAGAAAATTCATCTGTTCCAAATGCTGCCACGCAGGTAGCGCAGTTTGCCAACCAATCTGCTTCTAAAGGGCAGATTCCGGAAGATATCCAGAAGGAATTCAAAGTGCTGAATTTAATCGAAGGATACAGACACCGTGGACATCTTTTCACTAACACTAATCCTGTTCGCCAGAGAAGACATTACGAGCCATCACTCGCTATTGAGAATTTCGGTCTTTCACAGGCAGATTTGACGCAGAAGTTCAATTCCGCTACAGAAATCGGCATGCCGGGCGCTGCCACGCTTCAGGATATTGTGAAGCGTTTGGAAAATATCTATTGCGAATCCATCGGAGTAGAGTATATGCACATTAACAATACTGAAGAAAAACTGTATATCAGAAAATGGCTTCAGGTAAATGAAAACCGCCCTCAGCTTAATGCTTCCGAAAAAACGGAAATTTTAGGCAAACTGAATCAGGCAGTAGCTTTTGAAAATTATCTTCATACGAAATTCGTCGGTCAAAAAAGATTCTCGCTGGAAGGAGGCGAATCTCTAATTCCTGCTTTGGATCAGCTCATCACGCGTTCCTCGCAATTGGGAGTTGATGAAGTAGTTCTTGGAATGGCGCATAGAGGAAGATTAAACGTACTCACCAATATTTTCGGAAAATCATACAAACAGATTTTCTCGGAATTTGAAGGAAAAGAATTTGAAGAGGATGTATTCTCGGGTGACGTGAAATATCACTTGGGTTCATCTAAAAAAATAAAAACAGCAAACGGTGAGGAGGTTTCTATCAACCTTACGCCGAATCCATCGCATCTGGAAACAGTTGCAGCTTTGGTTGAAGGGATTTGCCGTGCGAAGGTAGATGATACTTACCACGATTATAAAAAAGTGCTTCCTATCGTAATTCACGGTGACGGTGCAATTGCAGGACAGGGAATTGTGTACGAAGTCGCGCAGATGATGACGCTTGAAGGTTACAAAACCGGTGGTACAGTTCATATCGTTGTAAACAATCAGGTTTCATTTACTACCAATTATTTAGATGCCCGTTCGTCGATTTACTGTACAGATATTGCTAAAGTTACCGAATCTCCGGTGATGCATGTAAACGCTGATGATGTAGAAGCTGTAGTTCATGCAATCAGGTTTGCTGCAGATTTCCGTGCACAGTTTGGTAAAGATGTTTATATCGATCTTTTAGGTTACAGAAAATACGGTCATAACGAAGGTGATGAGCCCCGTTTTACCCAACCGAATTTATACAAAGCCATTTCAAAACACCCGAATCCCAGAGAAATCTACAAACAGGTTCTTATTCAGGAAGGAATTGTTTCCGATGAGATTTTGAAGAAAATGGAAACGGAATTCAAAACACTTTTGGATGCAGATTTCGACGCTTCTAAAGAAATTGAAAAAAATGCGATGGCCATCTTTATGGAAGATGCCTGGAAAGATTTCCCGCTTTGTCCCCGTGGCTCAATGCAGAACAGCGTTGATACAGGCTTCGACATTAAAGCACTGAAAGAATTAGCAGTAAAGATGACCACTTTACCCGCTGATAAAAAATTCATTAATAAAATCACCAGACTTTTCGAGAATCGTCTTAAAATGATTGAAGGCAATGCTTTGGATTGGGCACTTGGTGAATGGCTGGCTTATGCGACATTACTTACTGAAGGTAAAAATGTACGTATTTCCGGGGAAGATGTGGAGAGAGGAACATTCTCTCACCGTCACGCAATGGTTAAAACAGAAGATACAGAAGAAGAATACATCCCGTTAAGACATATTTCAGAAAGCAGGTTCGATATCTATAACTCTCACCTTTCGGAATACGGAGTTCTTGGCTTCGATTATGGTTATGCGATGGCTTCGCCAAATACACTTACAATTTGGGAAGCACAGTTTGGGGATTTCGTAAACGGAGCTCAAATTATCATCGACCAGTATTTAGCTGCTGCTGAAGAAAAATGGAAAATTCAGAATGGTCTGGTTATGCTTCTTCCTCACGGTTTCGAAGGTCAGGGCGCGGAACATTCATCTGCGAGACTCGAGAGATTCTTAGGACTCTGTGCCAACGAAAATATGGTTGTAGCAAATGCAACTACGCCGGCGAACTATTTCCACCTGTTAAGAAGACAGCTTAAGTGGAATTTCAGAAAACCGTTGGTTGTAATGACTCCAAAATCATTGTTGCGTCATCCGAAAGTGGTTTCTCCGCTCGAAGATTTTGCAACCGGAACATTCCAGCCTGTAATTGATGATGCTGTAGCGAACCCCGCAAAAATTGAAAAACTGATTCTGTGTTCAGGTAAAATTTACTACGAACTTCTAGCCAAGAAAGAAGAACTTAATTGCGAAAATATTGCTTTGGTTAGATTTGAGCAGCTTTATCCGCTTCAGAACGATAAAATTGCAGAAATCCTTAGTAAGTACAGCAGCAGAACCCAATTGCTTTGGGTTCAGGAAGAACCGGAAAACATGGGAGCGTGGACTTATATTCTGCGTAACTTCCGAGATACCGGAATTCAGGTGGTGGCACCTGTTGCCAGTGGTTCACCGGCTCCGGGAAGCCATAAAATGTTCGAAAGAAACCAGAACAATGTGATCAACAGAGTTTTCGACCGTGATGATGCACCTGCAAAACGACCGGTTACCGCTTAATTAATTTTAAATAATAAACAAAAATAAACCCGATGTCAATATTAGAAATGAAAGTCCCTTCTCCGGGAGAATCTATTACAGAAGTTGAAATCGCATCTTGGTTGGTGAAGGACGGCGATTATGTTGAGAAAGACCAGCCAATTGCTGAAGTTGATTCTGACAAAGCAACCCTTGAACTGCCTGCAGAGCAAAGTGGTGTAATTACTTTGAAAGCCGAAGAAGGTGAAGTTGTTCAGGTTGGTCAGGTAGTTTGCCTCATTGATATGGATGCTGCTAAGCCAAGCGGTTCTTCAGAAGCACCAAAAACTGAAAACGCAGAAGCTCCGAAAGCCGAAGAAAAAGTGGTTGAAAAAGCTGCAATCGTGCAGGAAGCTAAGAAAGAAGAAAAACCTGCAGCTACAAGTTATGCCGCAGGAACACCTTCACCAGCTGCAAAGAAAATTCTGGATGAAAAAGGGGTAGATGCTGCTCAGGTTTCAGGTTCTGGAAAAGGTGGAAGAATCACCAAGAATGATGCAGAAACTGCTTCGGTACCTGCAATGGGTGCTGCTTCTACGGGAGGTTCCAGAGGTTCAAGTACAACAAAACTTTCAGTTCTGAGAAGAAAACTGGCAGCAAGATTGGTTTCTGTGAAAAATGAAACTGCAATGCTGACGACTTTTAACGAAGTTGATATGTCTGAAATTTTCAGGTTAAGAAAACAATATAAAGAAGAATTTGCTCAGAAACACGGCGTTGGGTTAGGATTTATGTCCTTCTTTACGAAAGCAGTTACAAGAGCTCTTCAACTATATCCTGATGTGAATGCTTCAATTGATGGCGATTACAAAATTAATTATGACTTCTGCGATATTTCAATCGCGGTTTCAGGACCGAAAGGTTTGATGGTTCCGGTATTGAGAAATGCAGAAACTATGACTTTCCGTGGAGTCGAAGCTAACATAAAATCTTTGGCAGAAAAAGTAAGAGACGGTAAAATTACTGTTGATGAGATGACTGGCGGTACTTTCACTGTAACCAACGGTGGAACTTTCGGATCCATGATGTCAACACCAATCATTAATCCTCCGCAGTCTGCAATTTTGGGTATGCATAATATTCTTCAAAGACCAATGGCCATCGACGGGCAAGTGGTAATTCGCCCAATGATGTACGTCGCTATGTCTTATGACCACAGAATTATCGACGGTAAGGAATCAGTTGGTTTCTTAGTGGCTGTAAAAGAGGCAATTGACAATCCTGTTGAATTCCTGATGGGCGGCGATGAAAGAAAAGCACTTGAATTATAAATAAATTTAAACAATTTATAAAATAAATGAAATCCCGCATTGAAAAGGCGGGATTTTTGTATTTCCCAAACAAAATTAACTGAAATGTTTTCTA
The window above is part of the Kaistella faecalis genome. Proteins encoded here:
- a CDS encoding cysteine desulfurase family protein codes for the protein MNKIYLDNAATTPLAEEVIDAMVQVMKVNYGNPSSTHSLGQEAKILIENVRREVADYLHASPSEIIFTSCGTESNNMIIKSCINHLGVERIITSPMEHKCVAETVLDMKKRKGVEVVYMRPDQKGDFDLIKLEEVLKASEKKTLVSLMHANNEIGNLLDIKKVAQLCKENNALFHSDTVQSMAHMELDFSDIPVDFASCSAHKFHGPKGSGFAFVRKSSGLKGIITGGPQERTLRAGTENVCGIVGLGKALELSLKNMNEYASHIKEIKKYTIDRLSAEIEGIKFNGRSAEDEKSLYTVLSVLLPFKDPMIGLKLDMKGIAISQGSACSSGAAKPSMVMMMILDEEEMQHATPLRVSFSHLTNKAEIDALVDALKEIAERLKIENTNIAHR
- a CDS encoding decaprenyl-phosphate phosphoribosyltransferase, producing MTKYLKLLRVEQWVKNLFVFAPLFFSGNITNFDLLIKSLFAFVVFSFAASTVYILNDYSDIESDKKHPEKSKRPLASGVISKSTAVVFFIGLIAMISVLIFFGAQYFHHNFWKFAAIIIFYFLMNVAYTFKLKHVAIIDVTIIAIGFVLRVLAGGYATGIYISQWAILLTFVLALVLAIGKRRGELINAQISGKTRRALDGYNVQFADIALSISCTLAIVCYLMFTLSPEVQQKFHSRVFYTVIFVVFAFLRYLQQTLVYNKTESPTKIIYKDRYIQITLVLWLAAFLLQIYFK
- a CDS encoding SDR family NAD(P)-dependent oxidoreductase, producing the protein MIVLGSNSEIAQAFVEKVLEAGEKYQTVFLFTSNRETTQKFAQHIDVKFFQQTEIIELDLMKEIDYNKFDDITSDLLFCATGYLGEGTDEALYNNKNTEKVIDINFAKLVPVLNFFAAKMERQRSGTMIVLSSVAGDRGRQSNFIYGSAKAGLTAYLSGLRNYMFSRKVHVLTVKPGFMDTKMTEGLPLNPALTATPRQAAEEIYTAYKRKKNTAYVLPLWSIIMLIIKNIPEFIFKKLKL
- the trxA gene encoding thioredoxin translates to MALEITDQSFQEMVLNSDKPVLVDFWAVWCGPCRMLGPIVEEIAEDFEGKAVVGKVDVDNNQQVSVDYGIRNIPTVLIFKNGQVVDKIVGVASKEVIAEKLSAHL
- a CDS encoding glucose-1-phosphate adenylyltransferase, producing MKPSVISIVLGGGRGTRLFPLTYSRSKPAVPIAGKYRLVDIPISNCLNSGFNRILVLTQFNSASLNSHIKNSYHFDIFSKGFVDILAAEQNVENDQWYQGTADAVRQSMKHLAKYQYDYILILSGDQLYQMDFREMIDFHCKNEADITIATIPVNCNDAPGFGILKADDDGNITSFTEKPSRDILNEWKSEVSDKSKSEGKEYLASMGIYVFTKNFLKKMFDEDPGDDFGGELIPNAIGKYKMMSYQYDGYWTDIGTIQSFFDANLELTQDFPKFNLFSHSPIYTRARMLPPSKILGSYVSKAIFGDGCVVMADKIENSIVGNRSRIDKGSTLINTYLMGADYYQETKEIVANDERNIPNLGVGKYCYIERAILDKNCSIGDNVRIIGGKHLQDGDYDTHSIKDGIVVVKKNAVIKPGTIIP
- a CDS encoding OmpA family protein produces the protein MKIFNKTNIAALFVSTSLLMTSCEAVKNANNQQKGTVIGTAAGAVIGGVLGNNLGKGKNAPAGAVLGGIVGGVAGNVIGRNMDKQAKEIKETLPGAEVERVGEGIKVTMKENMVNFGFDSSDLTSAAKANLDKLAQVLKNNLDTNINIYGHTDSKGTDAYNLSLSERRAAAVKSYLISQGVSSSRMLTMGVGEKEPVASNDTDAGRAENRRVEFAITANEDMINDAKTSQQ
- a CDS encoding HAD family hydrolase, translating into MKKLYLFDFDGTLTYKDTMFLYLKFYNSTKFYVQFVKHIPLFILLKLNLADAEKVKKSFISSILKGESLAKIDKKAQSFFEKFERDIFRKNALEFIQNIDRTQTECYIVSASLDIWVKPFAEKLNIKLLATQTEFADDIFTGNFIGKNCNGPEKVKRIIEAVKGRKFDKIIAFGDTSGDREMLAWADESQFEFFH
- a CDS encoding FAD-binding oxidoreductase yields the protein MKPNFIQKVTNWGNFPVVEKEIKSEDSIERIKDFVRNNNEVIARGNGRCYGDASLSEHIFSTRRLNKFISFDRLNGVIECESGVLLSHVLEVIVPQGYFLYVTPGTKFITVGGAIASDVHGKNHHAEGCFSEYVEEFSLLNENSEVITCSRTENEDKFWATIGGMGLTGIILSAKFKLKNIETAYIRQESVKAQNLDEIFKLFDESESWTYNVAWIDCLQRGKNIGRSIMMRGEHAFKHELPKKMQENPLRLKKKMIPKIPFYFPDFLLNKFTVKLFNFLYFNKQQQKMVKNYVDYETFFYPLDVVNDWNKIYGKSGFIQYQMVIPKEKGKEGMEKILQTIAKSGNGSFLAVLKLFGKNNPHAYNSFPTEGYTLALDFKVNSRLKKLVTDLDEIVEEYGGRIYLTKDSMSKSTLTNYLQNVQNPKFVSMQHKRIMNSNN